The DNA region GTGGAAAATGTTTTACTAAATATTGACAATAATATCTATTTATTAGTTAAAATAAGTAACAATAAGAGTTGCGATTCTATAAAGATGACTTTGCCCATAAAGTGAAGGAATCATTCTCCTTTTCATGCCAGTTacaaaatacaagaaaacaaCTTTATCATAAAAGTATTATACAGGAAAATATTTATCGGCATACCAAAAGCATAATTTTTGGTGTAATATTTCCTGAAAGTTTTTATTGTGCTTCTGTTACAGAGATTAAATAGaccaaaaaagaagataaaaagaaagaaaaagagagatgaGACATTATATAGTTTGGGTCATGAGTAACTGCATGGGAAAACTACATAGCTTAGCCGctctaaaaataataattgataaaataaattaatttgtatattaatataaaatatacaaaaatgtaTCTATTTGTTTACCTAAAcattgtatatttttgtatatttattagaggatataattatttttagccgacTAGACACATCTGTAACTTGCCTCAGGTGAATGGGGCACTATTAACAGGGTACTACTAAAGCCCAATTCAGTGTAGATAGTCGAACTCTTCCCGTTCGCTTCATTTGGGCCTTGGGTCTGCCAcatctttgttttgtttttttattttgttaattagCTCTACACTAATCCAATATTTCACAGCATAAGATGCATATTTATCTGAACTACCTGCCACTAATGGATGTTTTTTAACACACTAAACGTtggtttttttttgttctttcggGGACATCTGATTAGAAACATATTGGGCTTTTTTCATTTTTGGCCCAGCGTCTAACAATAATTACAAGCAATAGCCAGAAAATGTAAAATATGGGGTACAGTACACAAATAGTCCTCAAAGTTGATGGTCTTGAACTTTTGTCCCCGATCGCCCTTTAGGCATAACTTCAACCAATACTTTTAACTTTTAACCTTGAAATTCTGCTCATGTGACAATCGAGTTTAAAAGTTAAAGATCACCCCAAAAAGtatcatatttttgcattttcttGCAAGAAAATGTATATTGATTATGTATATGGTATGTAATTATATCTGTATTTATGTACATTCAtatttaatatacaaaatatattcatatttctgcttctttatttGTGCGGCTCAAAAATGTAATTATCCCAAAAAAATAAAGTTTACTTTTTTGTTTTGTAtcacaaaattattattattattattattataaaggaTACCTTTAAAATGGATATTTCTTGGTTAAATCATTCCAATATTCAAACGCAATAGTAAAGCAATATTTCCTCATTTGGCTGAGTTTGTAGCAGTGCAAGTAGCAACCCCTTGCGACTTGTGAGTCAACATCTCCTAACGTTTGTTTGAACTATTTttgctgcaaaaaaaaaaaaaaaaaaaaagtttaatttCCTAAAAGAATTTCTAGAAAAAGTTTCAAATCTTAGAAAATTTGAAAAACGACTTTCAGGAGTTATTCAGTTTTCCAAATATTTAAAAGGATGAGTTTGGAAATCTTTGATAAACgcaaacatttttttttattagcAAAAGCAGTTCAAATACTGCAAAAACTGAAAAACAATGCTTGCAAATTCACCTAGGGAGTTTCTCATAGAAAAAGGTCTTGATTGGATCAGGTTTATTACCCTCATGTCAATCCCAAACTGGGAATTGTAACAAGTttgtccaaaagatgaaagtagcaaaaaTGAAGATGCTGAGATTGATGTGTGGGTATAATAGGAGAGATAATGTCAGGAAAAAAAATATTCGGGATAGGTGGAAGTGGCCTCTATGGAGGAAAAGATGCGAgaaggctgagatggttcggacatgtgaaGAGGAGATGTGCAGATGCCTCAGTGAAGAGATGTAAGAGGTTGAATATGATGGGTCTAAGAAGAGGTAGAGAAAAACTGAAGAACTTGGAGGAGGTGATTAGGCAGAACATGACACATTTTCAGCTTACCAAGGACATAACCCTTGATAAAAGGTTGTAGAGGTCGAAAATTATGATAAAAGGCTAGTAGGGTGTAGAGCGTACGCCCTTTCCATACCAGTAGTTTTAGTTTTCTAGTGTTCTGTTCGATTGGTCTTATTCCTACCACCTAATGTTGCTTTTGAGTTAGTTTTGTTGCTATCTTGCTATTATTGCTGCTTTTTTCATGAATTTTTCGCTACTATATTTCCTTTCTTACTACATTGATTATGTGTGCTATGAGCTGAAGGTCTACAGAAAACAGTTTCTCTACCTACTTCAGGTAGGGGTAAGGCGCAGCCTACCCTCCCCAGACACCACTTAAGAATTTTTACAGAAATGCAGTAAAAGATTACAAAATCAAGATCTGTTGTGATAAATAATCACTTCTTCTCCACCTAAATGTGCCATATTCATTGGCAGTTTCATTGAATGGCAAAAAATTCTGAAGCATCAAATCTATTAGTATTATCTTTTTTTCTACTTGCCAACTTTCCCATGTATTACTTTACACCAATATTCTAGATCACTAAACTAAATCTTGAAAACCAACCTAGTATGACAGAGTTCCCAAATTATACATATTCATCAACAAGAGGACCTAAAACAAGTCTCAAATTAGAAGGACATCTATCTCCAATGAGTACTAAATTCAATTTGACACTCAGAAAAGGAAAAGTTAAAATGTATACAAATAAGCTTAAAAAGGAAAAGCAGAAAAGGGAAATGCAATAAAGGATATACTTCCCACTTGGATCATGGAAAGTATGTGCCAGAAGACAAGTATCGAAAAGGAATTCAAGCTTTCAGCTACACTGTATAAGAGCAAGGGAGGCAATTACTGGCAAAAGAGACACTTATGTAAGCAATTGCTATACGATTGTACGTAATAAAAGGCTATACAAGGGTTCAAGTACACGTTATTCAAACTGCATCCCTTTATATTACCTACAGACAGCATTCTTGCGCAAATTCAGGTAACGGCTAAAAAGGAGAAACCGAAAGGAAAGGAAATTATACCCGACAAGGGATGAATAACTAAGAAACATGAAAGTGGAATCTCATAAGAATGAATTTGGACAACTAGTGGATAAACCTCATGAATACCATGCATCAACTAAGGTTATGATGTCGCGCCAAGTTTACAACTCTTAAAAGCCGGTTTACCATCCATAAGCTTCTGATTTTCGTTCTCACCTagacaacaacaacccagtagattcacacaagtggggtctggggaagttaggatgtatgcagccttacccctaccctggagggCAGGTTGTTTCCGTTAGACCCTCAGCTAAAGAAAAGACGAAAGAAGCAATGATAGCAAGTAATATCAAATGATATAAATATCAAAGCACCACATAATTGGTGCCTACAccatttttttctttgttttttcatGGATTCACAAATAAAAAACAGGAGACTAAGCAGATTAAATGATCATGCCCTCAATGATATCTGCCAGACTGCCACAATAAAGGAaagaattcctaaaataacaTGTATGAAACTGAAAGATGGAACAAAGTACTTCATTTCCAAAGCTACCAATTGTCTTGAAAGTAAGCTTAATTTGTGGACCATCAATTGCAAGAATAAATGTACTCAGTACACAGGCCAAGATATCAAAGAACCACCTTGCAGAACCTTATTTCTCTCCTCGACAAAGTCAAGAAAATAAGGATCGCGAAACCCAAAAAGACCAAGTTCTATGACTTTCCTAGAGAAGCTTTAGCAAACACTAATCAAAATCTATCACTGTATTGCTCTCTCATGTTATTTCACCTATCTCTAGCTATTTGATGGCCACCTTTGGAACATCATGTTACTGAAAATGGGAGAAGACAATTCAATTGAAAGGAACTTTGGATAgaagttgaaaaggaaaagaaaaattgtaCTCAAGACCTTCCATAGAAAACTATGCTGTTGAATCTTGAGCCATGTTTGTGCTCCCCCACTCTGAAAAGGatttaaaaaaagagagattgtgaaaagcaaaaaaaagaagTTGGGATAAATTACCCATTAGCAAGAATCCTGTTGCCCCAGAAACCAATTATGTATCTATTGGCATCCAATGCCGCTACAGTACAACACATGGGGGCTGCCGAATTCCGTATCTTCAGCATCCCATGACGGCACAATTATACACAAAGCTACCAGATCGTTTTCGGCCAAGCAAGTTCCATTGTGGAGGCCCTTCACTCGGTAACCACGAATTTACTTCAATATATCCTTCACCAATTGCCCTAGGCCCTCCAATTACAATTAATCTATCACCACATGCTCGAAAAGCCAAACCCCAACCATTCATTGAAGCTGCTCTTTCGGGCAGTCGTCCTATGGTAACCCATTCTTTGTCTTGCTTATCATACTTCCTCACCTCCATGTCAGCATAATCAGCAGCATACAATTCATTATTTACAACTGCCACCAAAGGAGGTGCTTCAGATGTAGCAGGCATATCGTTCCTTGCTGTACGCACAGGAGACATGTTCGGGATTTCAGTCCATGTTCCTGTTTCCAGATCATACTCCTCCCCGCATGTCAACAGCTTTGATTCAGCTCCTCCAATGCCTCCTATCACATAAAACTTTCTATCCATGAATACCCCAGAACACATCTTGCGTGGCTTGTTCATGCTCGGCAAGGTCTTCCATGTTCCTGCCTCCGAATTGTAAAGTTCAGCTGAGCTAAGAATACTGCCTTGCGAGTCACAACCACCAGCTAGAATGGCAATTTCCTCGAGGCTGGCGGAACCAAATAAACATCTTGGTGCATTCATCTGCATTCCAGATGACCACGTATTTGTCAATAAGCTGTAACGATAAATGACATGCGCCAATACCTCCTTTCCAAACACAAGCAGCTCTGTGCCAACGGCCAAAGACTCCTTGTCGGAGAACACAAAGCATTCATTGGGATTCATAGTTGGTAGATGCATCCAACGGCGGCGAGTAGGGTCAAAAGCTTCCCATTCAAGCAGCTGGCAGGAGAAATAAACCCAATGCTCAACCACACCATTTTGCCGCCGCAATCTGTAAAGTTCACCGCTCCTAATTAATGAGCGAAAGCTACTATTCAAAGATGCTATGGCGCCATAATCCGACCTAGAGCAACGAATGAGACAACTGATGGAGTTGTCACGGCCAATGGCATGAATAAGAGAGCTCGAATCAGAATTATCCCCAGCATGACGCTGATTGCCAGCTTGCTCATCAGGGGATGCTGAAGAATTGCCCAAGGATAGAGCCACTCCTGCTCGGTTGAAAGCATCGGACTGCTTTGGTAACTTGCATTGCACATGTTCACTCTCCTCATCATTTTCCAATGGCCTTTTGCCACGCTGGACCTCAATCCTATCGAGGCGATAACTCATGCAAGCCGCCCAGTTACTTTCTGTCCGATAATCCCATGACACCAAACAAGACCGATCTTTTAACATGTCGTCCAGATTCAACCCAAAAGAACACCAGTTCCGCGGCCTTGCTCTGATCTGGATCTACCCTCTGCTCTTCCTCACAAGACTGATATCCACTGCAGAAAATTAATACGGAACAACAAATTTTTCCCCaaagaaaaaaatatcaaaactcagaaattcagaGTAAATAAAGAAACTACAGAAAGACAAATTTTCAATCATCCAAAGCAGGAAAAAAGAAATCTATAGCTGTATTTGGTTCAACATCAGTTTTGATCATTAATTAAGGCAAATCCAAGTAACGCCAATGTCTTTTATGGATAGAGACAATCCCAATAACGCAAATGCAGGGATTTGTCAGCAAAgcaaaaacacacacacaaaaaaaaaaaaacatctaTGGACAGCTCATTGATTCAAGTAGAAAAAACCAATAATCCAGATCAAGATAACTCCTTACAAAGATTCAATTTTTAATAATAACACAACTGAATAAGTAAGCAGATCCTTGAAACCAATCAAATGACAAAAACCCATAATCAAAAACTCAAGAATACACCCTAAAAATCAAAACTTTCAATCAAATAAGCATGCAAGAATCATTAAAGATGCAAACTTTAGCATACCCAGATCTTCTAAATTCAGATCAAACAACACCCTTTTACTCAAATTCACTAAAAATTCAATCTTTCATTCATTTCAATGCTTAAAACAGGAAAATACATATAAATTGCAACAAAAATAAAACAGttcaaacatttttttttttaaaaaagaaatagttAAATAGCATAGAAGACTTACAAATTGGATAAGATGAAAAGTGAAGCTGATTGGAATGAATGAACTGAAAAAGAACAATCTTTTTTCTTCTCTATGTAAATCAAATTCTACCACTATGGTTTTTTTTCCCCCCTACTATCTCTAtagttttttcctttctttctttctgtttttctgtTTGTACTAGTATAAGGGCAGTTagttgtttgtttttattttattttattttctattggaagaagaagaagaagaagaagagaagaagttaTGGCTTTGGATACTCTCTGAAAATCAAAGTAAGGTTTGGCTTATGCTTTGGGGCATAATCTTTGAAGGACAACTttatctctcttcttcttctcatctCTCTCTCCAAAACTCTATTTTATTTCAACTACTTAAATAGATTTTCtgcaaaaaacaaataaaaaaacaataaaaGGCGTTTTGGGGGTTTGttttggagggggggggggggtttcatTCCACAGAATAGTTGTTTACATATTTACACATAGACAGCTGGATTTGTGTAATTGTGTgtgtagtgtgtgtgtgtgtattatgTATatggatttttatttattattattaaatacaaaaaaatacaaatacaAGTGAGAGagaaaagacaaaagagagaGGTGGAAGAAGGGAGGATAAGCGTGTAGGAGGAAGGTTGTGGGTCCCACTTTACAGCTTAGCCGAGGTTAGCTCCTTCACCTCTTCTTCTTATTACTTCTTTTTTATCACTTTTAAATTAAtatcatataaatataaattcaaaaaaaaaaaaaagacatcaaaactcaaaaaaaatctCTTTACTTAACGTATAACATAAAACTAATTAAAAGAATCTAAATTATTCAATACTAAAATGAACAAGTGTAAATAGACCAAGGTAGTTATTGTTGATTCATATAGTTAATCTTAATAAGTTTGAAAGTAACACCAAAATTGTATCGTTATAATATAGTAATATAGAGAATAGTATCACATTCAAAGTTCTTCTATAAATAAAGGTTGTGAATAAAATATCACATAGATTACCTTAAACGTGAAATTACGGATTGAGGACTAGCtcattgttgggattttaagcttgtgtagcttaaagagagtgaatgagaaatggagggaaaaaaaaatatttgagtttcccttgggaaagggacattgtcccggaggaagaaaaggcttttgatgggtatatatataattgctcttcttctagctcttaaagagttaagaaaaaggcaagcctcgcgccgtcatcgtcgtcgctcgctcggctcggctacgactacggctacggcttcggtttcggctttggatttggtcaaagattgattgattaatctttttgaataaaatttctttcaattaattaattaattaattaacgaaaaattcaatccggaataacccattaCCCGGTTCGatcaggcccgttttcttttccggattattttaaatatatttttcccgcaatatttcaaacaccccttttccaacagccatggctgtttctgaaaggttgtaaaccttttcagaaacattgccatcaactctataaatagagtttgaatcccagaatctttcgtgaagaaattttctgagcttcttcttcttcttcttcttcttcttctgcaaaatatttttcagtgtgttttacgaccattgagtggttcgcagttcatcagagtttttggtaccaatacactggtgagttaaatcgttctatcttgGGGGATATATTcgagcacctcgggtacttgaggagAATAATTTACTTAAGGatacactgtgtattcagtgggctcgatttattcctatattttttttatttatttttttcagaatctatttcgttaaacaagtattactaactttctgttttattttttttccagaaagtttaattgtttattacagcaatacagaataataacaatcttaaggaaattattttttttatattctatattttgtttgtggagattaaaacatgtgtggttttctactccttctgaattttactattctgattttaCTATTGTGGCAACGatgatagcctcgtcaagccggactGCTGTTCCACCGGCAGAGAAATCGGGAAAATTTtccggagccaacttcaaaggatggcagcaaagggtgttcttctagcttaccacacttggtatgcagaaattcactagcGAAGAACCTTCAGTACCTGCTGCGGACATGCCGGACAAtgagaaattcatgattgttgaggcgtggaagcaggcaaattttttttacaaaggctatatcttaagcgctttagaggatgacttgtacaatgtgtacagtgcgatgaatacttcgaaagaattatgggacgcacttgagaagaagtacaagactgaagatgcatgcttgaagaagttcgtggttgccaagtttctagactataaaatgatagacagtaaaactgttggaacccaagttcaggagcttcaacttatttttcatgaccttattgctgaaggtatggtcgtgaatgaagcatttgaagtggctgcaatgattgaaaaattgcctccttcgtggagagatttcaagaactatcttaagcacaagcgcaaagaaatgaagttggaagatcttatgattcgtctcaagattgaggaagacaacaaaacagccgagaagaagtctcgtggaaattcaacgatcatgggagctaatatcgttgaggagactgctccaaaaagtaagaaaagaaagaggtcttctggacagactaaggagcagaacaaaaagtaATTCAAGGGCAGATGCTACAATTGTGAAAAAAccggtcacaaagcccctgattgttatctcccgaaaaagtataagaagaagggacatgccaatatagtggagaagaattatgacattgatgatctgtgtgcaatgctttcggaatgcaacctagttggaaattcgaaggagtggtggattgactctagagccactcgacatgtttgtgctgtcaatgaagcatttgcgacttactctactgctggtcccgaagaagagctttccatgggaaatactgcaacagccaagattgaaggttatgggaagatattcctgaagatgacttccggcaaggtgttaacgctcaacaatgttcttcatgttcctactattaggaagaatttagtttctacttctttgcttgttaagaatggattcaaatgtgtatttgtttctgataaagttgttgtaagcaagaatgaaatgtatgttggaaagggctacctcacagagggcctcttcaaactaaatgtaatggttgtcgacagtatgaataaaattgcagcttcttcttatttattggagtcaaatgatttacggcatattcgtttaggaca from Nicotiana tabacum cultivar K326 chromosome 24, ASM71507v2, whole genome shotgun sequence includes:
- the LOC107764693 gene encoding F-box/kelch-repeat protein SKIP11-like, giving the protein MLKDRSCLVSWDYRTESNWAACMSYRLDRIEVQRGKRPLENDEESEHVQCKLPKQSDAFNRAGVALSLGNSSASPDEQAGNQRHAGDNSDSSSLIHAIGRDNSISCLIRCSRSDYGAIASLNSSFRSLIRSGELYRLRRQNGVVEHWVYFSCQLLEWEAFDPTRRRWMHLPTMNPNECFVFSDKESLAVGTELLVFGKEVLAHVIYRYSLLTNTWSSGMQMNAPRCLFGSASLEEIAILAGGCDSQGSILSSAELYNSEAGTWKTLPSMNKPRKMCSGVFMDRKFYVIGGIGGAESKLLTCGEEYDLETGTWTEIPNMSPVRTARNDMPATSEAPPLVAVVNNELYAADYADMEVRKYDKQDKEWVTIGRLPERAASMNGWGLAFRACGDRLIVIGGPRAIGEGYIEVNSWLPSEGPPQWNLLGRKRSGSFVYNCAVMGC